One segment of Burkholderia multivorans ATCC BAA-247 DNA contains the following:
- the rplT gene encoding 50S ribosomal protein L20, producing MPRVKRGVTARARHKKIINLAKGYRGRRNNVYRIAKQAVMRAGQYAYRDRRNKKRVFRALWITRINAAVRQHDMTYSVFINGLKKASIELDRKVLADMAVFDKAAFAAIVKQVKAAVAA from the coding sequence ATGCCTCGAGTCAAACGTGGGGTAACCGCACGGGCCCGTCACAAGAAGATCATCAACCTGGCCAAGGGTTATCGCGGCCGCCGCAATAACGTCTACCGCATCGCCAAGCAGGCGGTGATGCGCGCTGGTCAGTACGCGTACCGCGATCGCCGCAACAAGAAGCGTGTGTTCCGCGCACTGTGGATCACGCGTATCAACGCGGCAGTTCGCCAGCACGACATGACCTACAGCGTGTTCATCAACGGCCTGAAGAAGGCGTCGATCGAACTCGACCGTAAGGTGCTGGCCGACATGGCGGTGTTCGACAAGGCTGCTTTTGCTGCGATCGTCAAGCAGGTGAAAGCCGCCGTTGCAGCCTAA
- the infC gene encoding translation initiation factor IF-3 — protein MATDKSSHRINGEITAPEVRLVGIENEPLGIVKLADAFRKSEELDVDLVEIAPQASPPVCRLMDYGKFKYQEAKKQHEAKLKQKVIQVKEVKFRPGTDDGDYNVKLRNLVRFLEEGDKTKITLRFRGREMAHQEIGMRMLERLRTDLEEVGQVEQMPKMEGRQMIMVLSPKKKK, from the coding sequence ATCGCTACTGATAAGTCGTCGCATCGCATCAACGGTGAAATCACTGCGCCGGAAGTGCGTCTGGTCGGAATCGAGAACGAACCGCTCGGTATCGTAAAGCTCGCTGATGCTTTCCGTAAATCGGAAGAACTGGATGTTGACCTGGTGGAAATCGCGCCGCAGGCGTCGCCGCCGGTTTGCCGTCTGATGGATTACGGCAAGTTCAAGTACCAGGAAGCCAAGAAGCAGCATGAAGCGAAGCTGAAGCAGAAGGTCATCCAGGTCAAGGAAGTCAAGTTCCGGCCGGGTACCGATGACGGGGATTACAACGTCAAGCTTCGCAATCTCGTGCGCTTCCTTGAGGAAGGCGACAAGACGAAGATCACGTTGCGTTTCCGCGGCCGCGAAATGGCTCACCAGGAAATCGGCATGCGGATGCTCGAGCGTCTGCGCACCGATCTCGAGGAAGTCGGCCAGGTCGAGCAGATGCCGAAGATGGAAGGGCGCCAGATGATCATGGTGCTCTCGCCGAAAAAGAAGAAGTAA
- the pheT gene encoding phenylalanine--tRNA ligase subunit beta codes for MQFPESWLRTFVDPQMTTDELSHALTMAGLEVESLSKAAPPTSKIVVGRVLEVVKHPDADKLNVCQVDAGTGATLNIVCGAPNVAPGIKVPVALVGAELPPAEEGGKPFAIKLSKLRGVESQGMLCSARELKLSEDHSGLLILPEDTPVGQDIRDALNLDDTIFEIKLTPNKADCLSVFGIARETAAITGAPLTPVEIRPAPVELDETLPVRISAPDLCGRFSGRVIRGVNARAKTPQWMVERLERAGQRSVSALVDISNYVMFELGRPSHVFDLDKIHGGIEVRWGKRGESLKLLNGNTVELDETVGVIADDRQVESLAGIMGGDSTAVTLDTTNIYLEAAFWWPDSIRGRARKYNFSTDAAHRFERGVDYATTVEHVERITQLILEICGGKAGPVDDQAVNLPQRTPVKMRVSRANRIIGVQIDADEIANIFTRLGLPFERDGDVFSVTPPSHRFDIEIEEDLIEEVARIYGFEKIPARPPVATSEMRATNETRRSIHDIRHALAARDYAETVNFSFVDAEWERDFAGNDNPIRLLNPIASQLSVMRTTLFGSLIAVLRHNLNRRADRVRVFETGRVFIADPSVKAGELTVEGYAQPKRVGALAYGPAFDEQWGIATRAVDFFDVKGDLEALLAPAAARFVKAEHPALHPGRSARIEVDGRAVGWIGELHPRLMQKYELPHAPVMFEIDADALIARALPAPTDVSKFPPVRRDIAVVVDQAVEVQTLFDEMKQALADNACRFVQKVVLFDEFRAKSNTSGGLAAHEKSLAFRVTLQDPAGTLQDEVVDQAIQTLVERMARAGARLRG; via the coding sequence ATGCAATTCCCTGAATCCTGGTTGAGAACCTTCGTCGACCCGCAGATGACGACGGACGAGCTGTCGCACGCGCTGACGATGGCGGGGCTCGAAGTCGAGTCGCTGAGCAAGGCCGCGCCGCCGACGTCGAAAATCGTCGTCGGCCGCGTGCTCGAAGTCGTCAAGCATCCGGATGCCGACAAGCTCAATGTCTGCCAGGTCGACGCCGGCACGGGCGCGACGCTGAACATCGTCTGCGGCGCGCCGAACGTGGCGCCCGGCATCAAGGTGCCGGTCGCGCTGGTCGGCGCGGAACTGCCGCCGGCCGAAGAGGGCGGCAAGCCGTTCGCGATCAAGCTGTCGAAGCTGCGCGGCGTCGAAAGCCAGGGGATGCTCTGCTCGGCGCGCGAGCTCAAGCTGTCGGAAGACCACAGCGGCCTGCTGATCCTGCCGGAAGACACGCCCGTCGGTCAGGACATCCGCGATGCGCTGAACCTCGACGACACGATCTTCGAGATCAAGCTGACGCCGAACAAGGCCGACTGCCTGTCGGTGTTCGGCATCGCGCGCGAAACCGCCGCGATCACCGGCGCGCCGCTGACGCCCGTCGAGATTCGTCCGGCGCCCGTCGAACTCGACGAGACGCTGCCGGTGCGCATTTCGGCGCCCGATCTGTGCGGCCGCTTCTCGGGCCGCGTGATTCGCGGCGTGAACGCGCGTGCGAAGACGCCGCAGTGGATGGTCGAGCGCCTCGAGCGCGCGGGCCAGCGCAGCGTGTCGGCGCTCGTCGACATCTCGAACTACGTGATGTTCGAACTCGGCCGGCCGTCGCACGTGTTCGACCTCGACAAGATCCACGGCGGCATCGAGGTGCGCTGGGGCAAGCGCGGCGAGTCGCTGAAGCTGCTGAACGGCAACACGGTCGAGCTCGACGAGACGGTCGGCGTGATCGCCGACGATCGTCAGGTCGAAAGCCTCGCGGGCATCATGGGCGGCGACAGCACGGCCGTCACGCTCGACACGACGAACATTTATCTGGAAGCCGCGTTCTGGTGGCCGGACAGTATCCGCGGCCGCGCACGCAAGTACAACTTCTCGACCGATGCCGCGCATCGTTTCGAGCGCGGCGTCGACTATGCGACGACCGTCGAGCACGTCGAACGCATCACGCAGCTGATCCTGGAAATCTGCGGCGGCAAGGCGGGCCCGGTCGACGATCAGGCCGTGAATCTGCCGCAGCGCACGCCGGTGAAGATGCGCGTGTCGCGCGCGAACCGCATCATCGGCGTGCAGATCGACGCGGACGAAATCGCGAACATCTTCACGCGCCTCGGTCTGCCGTTCGAGCGCGACGGCGACGTGTTCTCCGTCACGCCGCCGTCGCACCGCTTCGACATCGAGATCGAGGAAGACCTGATCGAGGAAGTCGCGCGCATCTACGGTTTCGAGAAGATTCCCGCGCGTCCGCCGGTCGCGACGAGCGAGATGCGCGCGACGAACGAAACGCGCCGCTCGATCCACGACATTCGTCACGCGCTGGCCGCGCGCGACTACGCGGAAACGGTCAACTTCAGCTTCGTCGATGCGGAATGGGAACGGGATTTCGCCGGCAACGACAATCCGATTCGCCTGCTGAATCCGATCGCGAGCCAGCTGTCCGTCATGCGCACGACGCTGTTCGGCAGCCTGATCGCGGTGCTGCGCCATAACCTGAACCGCCGCGCGGATCGCGTGCGCGTGTTCGAGACCGGCCGCGTGTTCATCGCCGATCCTTCGGTGAAGGCGGGCGAGTTGACGGTCGAAGGCTATGCGCAGCCGAAGCGTGTCGGCGCGCTCGCGTACGGCCCGGCGTTCGACGAGCAATGGGGCATCGCGACGCGCGCGGTCGATTTCTTCGACGTGAAGGGCGATCTCGAGGCGCTGCTCGCGCCGGCAGCCGCACGGTTCGTCAAGGCCGAGCATCCGGCACTCCATCCGGGCCGCAGCGCGCGCATCGAGGTGGACGGCCGCGCGGTCGGCTGGATCGGCGAACTGCACCCGCGCCTGATGCAAAAGTACGAACTGCCGCACGCGCCGGTGATGTTCGAAATCGACGCGGACGCACTGATCGCACGCGCGTTGCCGGCGCCGACCGACGTGTCTAAGTTCCCGCCGGTGCGCCGCGACATCGCGGTCGTCGTCGATCAGGCGGTCGAAGTTCAGACGCTTTTCGACGAAATGAAGCAGGCGCTCGCGGACAACGCGTGCCGATTCGTTCAGAAGGTTGTACTCTTCGACGAATTTCGTGCAAAATCAAATACTTCCGGGGGTCTTGCCGCACACGAGAAGAGCCTTGCATTTCGCGTGACGCTGCAGGACCCGGCGGGCACGCTACAGGACGAGGTCGTCGATCAGGCGATCCAGACGCTGGTCGAGCGCATGGCTCGTGCCGGTGCGCGCCTGCGCGGCTAA
- the pheS gene encoding phenylalanine--tRNA ligase subunit alpha encodes MDLDQIVADAQQSFERAADITTLENEKARFLGKSGALTELLKGLGKLDPEARKTEGARINVAKQQVEAALTARRQALADALLNQRLAAEAIDVTLPGRGAGTGTLHPVMRTWERVEQIFRSIGFDVADGPEIETDWYNFTSLNSPENHPARSMQDTFYVEGKDADGRPLLLRTHTSPMQVRYARMNRPPIKVIAPGRTYRVDSDATHSPMFNQVEGLWIDENISFADLKGVYTDFLKKFFERDDILVRFRPSYFPFTEPSAEIDMMFEHGKNAGKWLEISGSGQVHPTVIRNMGLDPERYIGFAFGSGLERLTMLRYGVQDLRLFFENDLRFLRQFA; translated from the coding sequence ATGGATCTGGACCAGATTGTCGCCGACGCGCAGCAGTCCTTCGAACGGGCTGCCGACATCACCACGCTCGAAAACGAGAAAGCACGATTTCTCGGCAAGTCGGGCGCGCTGACCGAGTTGCTGAAGGGCCTCGGCAAGCTCGATCCCGAAGCACGCAAGACCGAAGGCGCACGCATCAACGTCGCGAAGCAGCAGGTTGAAGCCGCGCTGACCGCGCGCCGTCAGGCGCTTGCCGACGCGCTGCTGAACCAGCGCCTCGCCGCCGAGGCGATCGACGTCACGCTGCCCGGCCGCGGCGCGGGCACCGGCACGCTGCACCCCGTGATGCGCACGTGGGAGCGCGTCGAACAGATTTTCCGCTCGATCGGTTTCGACGTGGCCGACGGCCCCGAGATCGAGACCGACTGGTACAACTTCACGTCGCTGAACAGCCCGGAAAACCATCCGGCGCGGTCGATGCAGGACACCTTCTACGTCGAAGGCAAGGACGCCGACGGCCGCCCGCTGCTGCTGCGCACGCACACGAGCCCGATGCAGGTCCGCTACGCGCGGATGAACCGTCCGCCGATCAAGGTGATCGCGCCGGGCCGCACGTATCGCGTCGACAGCGACGCGACGCATTCGCCGATGTTCAACCAGGTCGAAGGCCTGTGGATCGACGAGAACATCAGCTTTGCCGACCTCAAGGGCGTCTACACCGACTTCCTGAAAAAATTCTTCGAGCGCGACGACATCCTCGTGCGCTTCCGTCCGTCGTACTTCCCGTTCACGGAACCGTCGGCCGAGATCGACATGATGTTCGAGCACGGCAAGAACGCCGGCAAGTGGCTCGAGATCTCCGGCTCGGGGCAGGTGCATCCGACCGTGATCCGCAACATGGGCCTCGACCCCGAGCGCTACATCGGCTTCGCGTTCGGCAGCGGCCTCGAGCGTCTGACGATGCTGCGCTACGGCGTGCAGGATCTGCGCCTGTTCTTCGAGAACGATCTGCGCTTCCTGCGCCAGTTCGCGTAA
- a CDS encoding integration host factor subunit alpha has protein sequence MNDMTSSEFEALLTAQRSAMNRDAAASASAETPTLTKAELAELLFDSVGLNKREAKDMVEAFFEVIRDALENGESVKLSGFGNFQLRDKPQRPGRNPKTGEAIPIAARRVVTFHASQKLKALVENGAEPTAAR, from the coding sequence ATGAACGACATGACCTCGAGTGAATTCGAAGCCCTCCTGACGGCGCAACGCAGCGCCATGAACCGCGACGCGGCGGCGTCGGCGTCCGCCGAGACGCCTACGCTCACGAAAGCGGAGCTGGCGGAGTTGCTGTTCGACAGCGTCGGGCTGAACAAGCGTGAAGCGAAGGACATGGTCGAGGCGTTTTTCGAAGTGATCCGCGACGCGCTCGAAAACGGCGAAAGCGTCAAGCTGTCGGGGTTCGGCAACTTCCAGCTGCGCGACAAGCCGCAGCGCCCGGGTCGCAATCCGAAGACGGGCGAGGCGATTCCGATCGCGGCCCGCCGAGTGGTAACCTTCCACGCAAGCCAGAAGCTCAAGGCGCTGGTCGAAAACGGCGCGGAGCCGACCGCCGCGCGCTGA
- the rpmI gene encoding 50S ribosomal protein L35 — translation MPKMKTKKSAAKRFVVRPGGTVKRGQAFKRHILTKKTTKNKRHLRGATAVHDSDLNSVRAMLPFA, via the coding sequence ATGCCTAAGATGAAGACCAAGAAGAGCGCCGCAAAGCGCTTCGTGGTGCGTCCGGGCGGTACCGTCAAGCGCGGTCAAGCCTTCAAGCGCCACATCCTCACCAAGAAAACCACGAAGAACAAGCGTCACCTGCGCGGCGCCACGGCAGTTCATGATTCCGATCTGAACTCCGTCCGCGCGATGCTCCCGTTCGCGTAA
- a CDS encoding MerR family transcriptional regulator — protein sequence MTNTVEKVVLPPIPAKRYFTIGEVSELCGVKPHVLRYWEQEFTQLRPVKRRGNRRYYQHHEVLLIRRIRELLYEQGFTINGARNRLDSPGSERTAAGTEEMVADETHAAGSKPGATVDVAALRQALLDVIDGLKHD from the coding sequence ATGACCAACACGGTTGAGAAAGTCGTCTTGCCTCCGATTCCCGCGAAGCGCTACTTCACGATCGGCGAAGTCAGCGAACTATGCGGGGTCAAGCCGCACGTGCTGCGTTATTGGGAACAGGAATTCACGCAGCTGCGGCCGGTGAAGCGGCGCGGCAACCGCCGGTATTACCAGCATCACGAAGTGCTGCTGATTCGCCGGATCCGCGAGCTGCTGTACGAACAGGGCTTCACGATCAACGGCGCGCGCAACCGGCTCGACTCGCCGGGCAGCGAGCGCACCGCGGCCGGCACCGAGGAAATGGTCGCCGACGAAACGCACGCGGCCGGCAGCAAGCCCGGCGCGACGGTCGACGTGGCCGCGCTGCGGCAGGCGTTGCTCGACGTGATCGACGGCCTGAAGCACGACTGA
- the thrS gene encoding threonine--tRNA ligase, whose amino-acid sequence MVSIRLPDGSVRQYEHPVTVAEVAASIGPGLAKAALGGKLDGELVDTSAVIDHDASLAIVTDKDPDGLDIIRHSTAHLLAYAVKELYPDAQVTIGPVIDNGFYYDFAYHRPFTPEDLEKIEKRMQELAKKDEPVTRRVVSRDEAAGYFRSIGEKYKAEIIESIPESDEIKLYSHGGFTDLCRGPHVPSTGKLKVFKLMKVAGAYWRGDSKNEQLQRIYGTAWTKKEDQDQYLHMLEEAEKRDHRKLGKQLDLFHMQEESPGMVFWHPKGWALWQQVEQYMRRRVNEAGYLEIKTPMIMDRSLWEASGHWQNYRENMFTTESEKRDYAIKPMNCPGHVQVFKHGLRSYRDLPLRYAEFGSCHRNEASGALHGLMRVRGFVQDDAHIFCTEEQFIAESIAFNTLAMSVYKDFGFEHIDIKLSLRPEQRAGTDETWDRAEQGLRDALTACGLSWEELPGEGAFYGPKIEYHIKDALGRSWQCGTLQLDMVLPERLGAEYVAEDNSRRRPVMLHRAIVGSMERFLGILIEHHAGAMPVWLAPVQAVVLNIAESQVEYAQSLAQTLQKQGVRVTADLRNEKISYKIREHTLEKVPYLLVVGDKERDAQTVAVRARGGVDLGVMPIEAFVERLQEDLRSFK is encoded by the coding sequence ATGGTTTCGATACGCTTGCCTGACGGGTCAGTTCGACAATACGAGCATCCGGTGACGGTCGCCGAAGTGGCGGCATCGATCGGTCCCGGCCTTGCGAAGGCTGCGCTCGGCGGCAAGCTGGACGGCGAACTCGTGGATACGTCCGCCGTCATCGATCACGACGCATCGCTCGCGATCGTCACCGACAAGGATCCGGACGGTCTCGACATCATCCGTCACTCGACCGCGCACTTGCTGGCCTATGCGGTGAAGGAGCTCTATCCGGACGCGCAGGTCACGATCGGCCCGGTCATCGACAACGGCTTCTACTACGATTTCGCGTACCACCGCCCGTTCACGCCGGAAGATCTGGAAAAGATCGAGAAGCGGATGCAGGAGCTCGCGAAGAAGGACGAGCCCGTCACGCGCCGTGTCGTGTCGCGCGACGAGGCGGCCGGCTACTTCCGCAGCATCGGCGAAAAGTACAAGGCCGAGATCATCGAGTCGATTCCGGAGAGCGATGAAATCAAGCTGTACTCGCACGGCGGCTTTACCGACCTGTGCCGCGGCCCGCACGTGCCGTCGACGGGCAAGCTGAAGGTCTTCAAGCTGATGAAGGTGGCCGGCGCGTACTGGCGCGGCGACTCGAAGAACGAGCAGCTGCAGCGCATTTACGGCACCGCCTGGACCAAGAAGGAAGATCAGGACCAGTACCTGCACATGCTCGAGGAAGCCGAGAAGCGCGATCACCGCAAGCTCGGCAAGCAGCTCGACCTGTTCCACATGCAGGAAGAGTCGCCGGGCATGGTGTTCTGGCACCCGAAGGGCTGGGCGCTGTGGCAGCAGGTCGAGCAGTACATGCGCCGCCGCGTGAACGAGGCCGGCTATCTCGAGATCAAGACGCCGATGATCATGGACCGCTCGCTGTGGGAAGCGTCCGGTCACTGGCAGAACTATCGCGAGAACATGTTCACGACCGAGTCGGAGAAGCGCGACTACGCGATCAAGCCGATGAACTGTCCCGGTCACGTGCAGGTCTTCAAGCACGGCCTGCGCTCGTATCGCGACCTGCCGCTGCGCTACGCGGAATTCGGCTCGTGCCACCGCAACGAGGCGTCGGGCGCGCTGCACGGCCTGATGCGCGTGCGCGGCTTCGTGCAGGACGATGCGCACATCTTCTGTACGGAAGAGCAGTTCATCGCCGAGTCGATCGCGTTCAACACGCTGGCGATGAGCGTGTACAAGGATTTCGGGTTCGAGCATATCGACATCAAGCTGTCGCTGCGCCCCGAACAGCGCGCCGGCACGGACGAGACCTGGGACCGCGCGGAGCAGGGCCTGCGCGACGCGCTGACGGCGTGCGGCCTGTCGTGGGAGGAACTGCCGGGCGAGGGCGCGTTCTACGGCCCGAAGATCGAGTACCACATCAAGGATGCGCTCGGCCGTTCGTGGCAGTGCGGCACGCTGCAGCTCGACATGGTGCTGCCGGAGCGCCTTGGCGCCGAGTACGTCGCGGAAGACAACAGCCGTCGCCGGCCCGTGATGCTGCACCGTGCGATCGTCGGCTCGATGGAGCGATTCCTCGGCATTCTGATCGAGCACCATGCGGGCGCGATGCCGGTCTGGCTCGCGCCGGTGCAGGCGGTTGTGCTCAATATCGCCGAAAGTCAGGTCGAATATGCGCAGTCTCTGGCCCAAACGTTGCAAAAACAAGGGGTTAGAGTGACGGCCGATTTGCGCAACGAGAAGATTAGCTATAAAATACGCGAGCACACGCTGGAAAAGGTGCCTTATCTGCTCGTCGTGGGCGACAAGGAGCGTGATGCACAAACGGTAGCCGTGCGTGCCCGTGGCGGCGTCGATCTTGGCGTTATGCCGATCGAAGCCTTCGTTGAGCGTCTGCAGGAAGACCTGCGTTCGTTCAAGTAA